The following are encoded in a window of Roseimaritima ulvae genomic DNA:
- a CDS encoding DUF3467 domain-containing protein, with the protein MADTESKPEAPKAPATPPAAQAQTQQPVQVQVNDDKAQATYANFCRVTGSPEELIVDFGLNPQPVGVPKDPIQVKQRIIVNFYTAKRLLAALQMSVARHEAVFGVLETDINKRVRPQAGGQGGQAAQGEQKRS; encoded by the coding sequence ATGGCCGACACTGAAAGCAAACCTGAAGCGCCCAAGGCACCTGCCACGCCGCCCGCAGCTCAGGCTCAGACGCAACAGCCTGTTCAGGTTCAAGTCAACGATGACAAGGCTCAGGCAACCTACGCGAACTTCTGTCGCGTTACCGGATCGCCGGAAGAACTGATCGTCGACTTTGGTTTGAACCCGCAACCGGTTGGTGTGCCCAAAGATCCGATTCAGGTCAAGCAGCGGATCATCGTCAACTTCTACACCGCCAAGCGTCTGCTGGCCGCGTTGCAGATGTCGGTCGCTCGCCACGAAGCCGTCTTCGGCGTCTTGGAAACGGACATCAACAAACGCGTGCGTCCTCAAGCCGGTGGACAGGGTGGCCAAGCCGCTCAAGGCGAACAGAAACGCAGCTAG